A genomic stretch from Nodosilinea sp. E11 includes:
- a CDS encoding PAS domain S-box protein: MVTILCIDADPLTPQLLAAQLAQTNLKVSVVVASTVAAAIAQLQALAAGGLELPLVVAHQALTEAAWLEPLYRQFPQALTLSLGESAELAAVERLIPPGQLYRCLALPLDPIDLRLTLGEALRRYRHEQALAKLQAELEAAHQLMADFTDCTDSARPSAPVGLPDYWQTDLALRANVAQQQALLSALPDITSVLNAQGQYVDFSFNGFTGKLVPVACADLVGVNVTEAFPPEVARQWLEGIEQALATGEPQGFEQQLCFGDRIQYEEVRIVPYQDDLVLSLVRDISERKTAEIARQESEQQLQLTLAFTGIGTWRWYPATGEHQWTGPMGDLLEIDLAQPDIYQQWRDRIHPDDLEGVEASMQTALANRQPFADEYRYRLSDGSIGWRWVKGQGHYSETGDLEYVLGVVQDTTAPRQIEAALRESEQRRLLALDLTNTGSWEFDVVTSVVVWSDSHYRLMGLPPSSQPVSYHVWRDALHPDDRDRAEATFAQAMATATPLEMEYRVVWPDGTVHWVLSRGHGVYDDQGQPLKMLGVMVDIGDRKAAEIALKQSQDQLQMALNFGQIAIWSWDAAADQLRWNDIGYRLWGIDPSIEPLTHDHWLQAIHPEDRAIVEYELRQAKADRRAVTYEYRVVLPDGTHRWIADTGQTIYAPGGQLLGAAGVMYDITQRKTAQLALQESETRFRQLAETVREGFYVFDGQTGQYEYTNSAFNELVDLDALAENGMAYWLNHIHPDDRDRVDVAAQQLFRGISFEQEYRFQGRDDQFRWIRSQAFPVSNAVGDIVRIVGTVEDINERKRTEQALALAEERYRRATQAAKSAVWELNLKTGRGYLDPRFKALAGYTEADLANDSTESFVLLFPENADLDPARPTSANLAEVSLAFGLNETLALIHPEDRGFVTATFRSFLAEVIADPAARPDLVAEYRLCHQDNSEVWVLSRGQIQCDDQGQPTLIVGTTTDITDLKRAEQALQQLNHELEQRVQQRTQEIEKLAAIVENSTDFIGTASLNGEATYINRAGRQLLGLPLEGPIDQPVTNFHNPAAAATLTQEALPIAMQQGFWRGETTLQHQCTGETIAVEQIIFTVYEPNTQQPVCLATMCRDIRDRVRLDAERQQAELALKESEARFRSTFEQSALGIVEASLDGQMMQVNQKFCQMIGYPMAELRGKTYRDITHPDDIGDDDANVQRLLSGEVTSFEMEKRYLRADGSLLWVILAGSLVRDGLGQPQYLLGVVNDISDRKRAEQAFQESRNMLQLVLDTIPQRVFWKDRESRYLGCNSAFACDLAHTPDQIVGQTDADLGFVHAHRYHQEDAQIFSSQTPQINYEEPLSLPTDPNIWTRTSKVPLTNTNGEVIGVLGCYEDISDRKQAETALQESRQMLQLVLDTIPQRVFWKDRESRFLGCNATFSGDFQLTPEQIVGKTDADMPWAAYAEAYQADDAQVIATQTPKLGYEEPMSGGSDGERWILTSKIPLTNANGEVIGVLGCYEDISDRKQAEARLREQEQFLRSIYEGVSQPIFVSQVGADGSVRMDGLNPAGEALLGKSTAEIAGKTLAEVFAPAEAAELLQRHQFCITARQAVSFEENINFHGQPHWIISTYTPLLNQSGTVFRVVGTVFDITDRKLAEDALKTLNQELEQRVQDRTQALRQATELAEAASQAKSMFLANMSHELRTPLNAILGFSQLMAREADLGSANHRSLEIINRSGEHLLELINDILEMAKIEAGQLSLNPVDFDLDALLNAVADLFDVRARGKGLELIVNRHPALPSYLHSDEAKLRQVLINLISNAVKFTARGQICLRVAATQDWLNRPGVGSRLSISFTVTDTGIGIATADLNRLLEPFVQAHQGAGIHEGTGLGLAISRQFVRLLGGEITIESEPGLGSAFTFTIPMAVAEGKTVPAPEAPLAQVAELVPGQPTYRILVADDDSAHRHLLSQLLRSVGFEVDEAEDGQGAIALWESWHPHLIWLDMRMPMMTGCKVAHYIRAQEQAAALAPTKIIALTANAFADDRALALAQGCDDFVSKPFQLNHVLLKMAEHLGVDYVYRAASQRVATAPMDDTNAIAALGTLPQKLLAQLYDATLKLDSESLAEIIEQIALNNRPLAALLHQQLEIFAFDTIHTLLQQVSKGTGFLTGDG, from the coding sequence ATGGTCACCATTCTCTGTATCGATGCTGACCCGCTGACACCGCAGCTACTAGCGGCTCAACTGGCCCAAACTAACCTAAAGGTCAGCGTGGTGGTGGCCTCTACGGTAGCGGCGGCGATCGCCCAACTGCAAGCCCTGGCTGCTGGTGGCCTAGAGCTACCTCTGGTGGTCGCCCACCAAGCGCTGACCGAGGCGGCATGGCTGGAGCCATTGTACCGGCAGTTTCCCCAGGCGCTGACCCTGTCCCTTGGCGAATCAGCCGAGTTGGCAGCAGTTGAGCGGTTGATTCCCCCGGGGCAGCTCTACCGTTGTCTGGCGCTACCCCTAGACCCAATTGATCTGCGGCTGACCCTAGGGGAGGCGCTGCGGCGCTACCGCCACGAGCAGGCCCTGGCCAAGCTGCAGGCTGAGCTGGAGGCCGCCCACCAGCTCATGGCCGACTTTACCGATTGCACCGACAGTGCCCGCCCGTCTGCCCCTGTCGGTCTGCCCGACTACTGGCAAACCGACCTGGCCCTGCGGGCCAATGTAGCCCAACAGCAAGCCCTGCTCTCGGCGCTGCCCGATATCACCTCGGTGCTGAATGCCCAGGGGCAATACGTCGATTTTTCCTTTAACGGGTTTACCGGAAAGTTAGTGCCCGTCGCCTGCGCTGACTTGGTGGGGGTCAATGTGACTGAGGCTTTTCCGCCCGAGGTCGCCCGTCAGTGGCTGGAGGGCATTGAGCAGGCCCTGGCGACGGGGGAACCCCAGGGCTTTGAGCAGCAGTTGTGCTTTGGCGATCGCATTCAGTACGAAGAGGTGCGGATAGTGCCCTACCAGGACGACCTGGTGCTGTCCCTGGTGCGCGACATTAGCGAGCGTAAAACCGCCGAGATCGCCCGGCAGGAGAGCGAACAGCAGCTCCAGCTCACCCTGGCCTTTACCGGCATTGGCACCTGGCGCTGGTACCCCGCCACTGGCGAGCACCAGTGGACGGGGCCGATGGGCGACCTGCTGGAGATCGACTTGGCCCAACCGGATATATACCAACAGTGGCGCGATCGCATTCACCCCGACGATTTGGAAGGGGTGGAGGCCAGTATGCAGACCGCCCTGGCCAACCGTCAGCCGTTTGCAGACGAGTACCGCTACCGCCTGAGCGACGGCAGCATCGGCTGGCGCTGGGTAAAAGGCCAAGGCCACTACAGCGAGACGGGCGACCTGGAGTACGTGCTCGGGGTGGTGCAGGACACCACTGCCCCCCGTCAGATCGAAGCTGCCCTGCGCGAGAGTGAGCAGCGCCGCCTACTGGCCCTCGATCTGACCAACACCGGCAGTTGGGAATTTGACGTGGTCACTAGCGTCGTGGTGTGGAGCGACAGCCACTACCGCTTAATGGGCCTGCCGCCGAGCTCCCAGCCTGTCTCTTACCACGTCTGGCGCGATGCTCTACACCCCGACGATCGCGATCGTGCGGAGGCGACCTTTGCCCAGGCGATGGCCACGGCTACCCCCCTAGAGATGGAATACCGGGTGGTGTGGCCCGATGGCACCGTCCACTGGGTGCTGAGCCGGGGCCACGGCGTCTACGACGACCAGGGCCAGCCCCTGAAGATGCTAGGGGTAATGGTAGATATCGGCGATCGCAAGGCGGCGGAGATCGCCCTGAAGCAGAGCCAGGATCAGTTGCAGATGGCTCTCAACTTTGGCCAGATTGCCATCTGGAGTTGGGATGCCGCTGCAGACCAGTTGCGCTGGAATGACATTGGCTATCGCCTGTGGGGCATCGACCCCAGCATAGAACCGCTGACCCACGACCACTGGCTCCAGGCAATTCACCCTGAGGACAGGGCCATTGTGGAGTATGAACTGCGCCAGGCGAAGGCTGATCGGCGGGCGGTGACCTACGAATATCGTGTGGTGTTGCCCGACGGCACCCATCGATGGATTGCCGATACAGGCCAGACCATCTATGCCCCAGGCGGTCAACTCCTCGGTGCCGCCGGGGTAATGTACGACATCACCCAGCGCAAAACCGCCCAGCTCGCCCTGCAAGAGAGCGAAACCCGGTTCCGGCAGCTGGCCGAAACCGTGCGGGAGGGCTTTTACGTCTTTGATGGGCAGACCGGACAATACGAGTACACCAACTCTGCCTTTAACGAGTTGGTTGACCTAGATGCCCTGGCTGAGAATGGCATGGCCTACTGGCTCAATCACATCCATCCCGACGATCGCGATCGAGTTGACGTCGCTGCCCAACAGCTATTTCGGGGCATCTCGTTTGAGCAGGAGTACCGCTTCCAGGGCCGCGACGACCAATTTCGCTGGATCCGATCCCAGGCATTTCCAGTGAGCAATGCCGTTGGCGACATCGTGCGGATTGTCGGCACGGTGGAAGACATCAACGAGCGCAAGCGTACCGAGCAGGCCCTAGCCCTGGCCGAAGAGCGCTACCGCCGGGCCACCCAGGCCGCCAAATCGGCGGTATGGGAGTTAAATCTCAAAACGGGCCGGGGCTATCTAGACCCCAGATTCAAAGCCCTGGCAGGCTACACCGAAGCTGACCTGGCCAATGACTCAACCGAATCATTCGTCCTGCTTTTTCCAGAAAATGCAGACCTTGACCCGGCCCGACCAACCTCGGCAAATCTTGCTGAGGTCAGTCTGGCCTTCGGTCTAAACGAGACCCTAGCCTTGATCCACCCCGAAGATCGGGGCTTCGTCACCGCCACTTTTCGCTCCTTTTTGGCTGAGGTGATCGCTGACCCCGCCGCCCGGCCCGACCTGGTGGCGGAGTACCGGCTGTGCCACCAGGACAATTCAGAGGTTTGGGTGCTGTCGCGGGGGCAGATTCAGTGCGACGACCAGGGGCAGCCCACCCTGATCGTTGGCACCACCACCGACATCACCGATCTCAAACGGGCAGAGCAGGCTCTCCAGCAGCTCAACCATGAGCTAGAGCAGCGGGTGCAGCAGCGCACCCAAGAGATCGAAAAACTGGCCGCCATCGTAGAGAACAGCACCGACTTCATCGGCACCGCCAGCCTCAACGGCGAGGCCACTTACATCAATCGGGCCGGGCGGCAGCTGCTAGGTCTGCCCCTAGAGGGGCCTATCGACCAGCCCGTGACCAACTTTCACAACCCGGCGGCGGCAGCCACCCTAACCCAAGAGGCTCTGCCCATAGCCATGCAGCAGGGCTTTTGGCGGGGCGAGACCACTCTACAGCACCAGTGCACCGGAGAAACCATTGCCGTTGAGCAAATCATTTTCACTGTCTATGAACCAAATACTCAACAGCCCGTGTGCCTGGCCACGATGTGTCGGGATATTCGCGATCGCGTGCGCCTTGATGCCGAACGCCAGCAGGCGGAGCTGGCCCTCAAGGAGAGCGAAGCCCGCTTTCGGAGCACCTTTGAGCAGTCGGCCCTGGGCATTGTTGAAGCCAGCTTAGACGGCCAAATGATGCAGGTGAACCAAAAGTTTTGTCAAATGATAGGTTACCCCATGGCAGAGCTACGGGGTAAAACCTACCGCGACATCACCCATCCTGACGATATTGGCGACGACGACGCCAATGTACAGCGCCTGCTGAGCGGCGAAGTCACCAGTTTTGAGATGGAAAAACGCTACCTGCGGGCCGATGGCAGCCTGCTGTGGGTGATTCTAGCGGGCTCTCTGGTGCGCGACGGGCTGGGGCAGCCTCAGTACCTGCTGGGGGTAGTGAATGATATCAGCGATCGCAAACGGGCTGAGCAAGCCTTCCAGGAGTCGCGCAATATGCTGCAACTGGTGCTCGACACCATTCCCCAGCGGGTGTTTTGGAAAGATCGTGAATCGCGCTATTTGGGTTGTAACTCGGCTTTTGCCTGCGATCTAGCCCATACCCCTGACCAAATTGTGGGCCAAACCGACGCCGACCTCGGTTTCGTCCATGCCCACCGCTATCACCAAGAAGACGCCCAGATTTTTTCTTCCCAAACCCCCCAGATCAACTACGAAGAACCTCTGTCACTGCCGACCGACCCCAACATTTGGACCCGCACCAGTAAAGTGCCGCTGACCAACACCAACGGCGAGGTGATTGGGGTGCTGGGCTGCTACGAAGACATCAGCGATCGCAAACAGGCTGAAACCGCCCTGCAAGAATCGCGTCAGATGCTGCAACTGGTGCTCGACACCATTCCTCAGCGGGTGTTTTGGAAAGACCGTGAGTCACGCTTTTTAGGCTGCAACGCCACCTTCTCGGGAGATTTTCAGCTCACCCCAGAGCAGATTGTGGGCAAAACCGACGCTGACATGCCCTGGGCCGCCTACGCTGAGGCCTACCAAGCCGACGATGCCCAGGTGATAGCGACTCAAACCCCCAAACTGGGCTACGAAGAACCCATGAGCGGGGGTAGTGACGGGGAGCGGTGGATTCTCACTAGCAAAATTCCGCTGACCAACGCCAACGGCGAGGTGATCGGGGTGCTGGGCTGCTATGAAGACATCAGCGACCGCAAACAGGCTGAAGCCAGACTACGGGAGCAAGAGCAGTTTCTGCGCAGCATTTACGAAGGGGTCAGTCAGCCCATTTTTGTCTCCCAAGTCGGGGCCGATGGCAGCGTGCGCATGGACGGGCTGAACCCTGCTGGGGAGGCTCTGCTGGGTAAATCTACCGCCGAGATCGCGGGCAAAACCCTAGCCGAGGTCTTTGCCCCCGCCGAAGCCGCCGAACTTCTACAGCGCCATCAGTTCTGCATCACCGCCCGGCAAGCCGTTAGCTTTGAAGAAAACATCAACTTCCATGGGCAACCCCACTGGATAATCAGCACCTATACTCCGCTGCTCAACCAATCGGGCACCGTCTTCCGGGTGGTGGGCACTGTCTTTGACATCACCGATCGCAAGCTGGCCGAAGACGCCCTCAAGACCCTTAACCAAGAGCTAGAGCAGCGGGTACAAGACCGCACCCAGGCCCTGCGACAGGCCACGGAACTGGCTGAAGCGGCCAGTCAGGCCAAGAGCATGTTTCTGGCCAACATGAGCCATGAGCTGCGTACACCCCTCAACGCCATCCTGGGGTTTTCGCAGCTGATGGCCCGCGAAGCCGACCTAGGCAGCGCCAACCACCGGTCACTGGAGATCATCAACCGCAGTGGCGAACACCTGCTGGAGCTGATCAACGACATTTTGGAGATGGCCAAAATTGAGGCCGGGCAGCTCAGCCTCAACCCGGTTGACTTCGATCTCGATGCCCTGCTCAACGCTGTAGCCGATCTGTTTGATGTGCGAGCCAGGGGCAAGGGGCTAGAGCTGATCGTCAATCGCCATCCGGCTCTACCGAGCTATCTGCACAGCGATGAAGCTAAACTGCGCCAGGTGTTGATCAACTTGATCAGCAATGCGGTTAAATTTACTGCCCGGGGGCAAATCTGCCTCAGGGTGGCTGCGACCCAAGATTGGCTCAATCGCCCAGGGGTAGGCTCCCGTCTGTCAATCAGCTTTACGGTCACTGACACCGGCATTGGCATCGCCACGGCAGACCTCAACCGGCTGCTGGAGCCGTTTGTCCAGGCTCACCAGGGTGCGGGCATCCACGAAGGGACTGGGCTGGGGCTAGCCATTAGTCGCCAGTTTGTGCGCCTGCTGGGCGGTGAGATCACCATTGAGAGTGAGCCGGGGTTGGGCTCTGCCTTTACCTTTACCATCCCCATGGCGGTAGCCGAAGGGAAAACCGTCCCGGCCCCAGAGGCGCCCCTGGCCCAGGTCGCCGAGCTAGTCCCCGGGCAACCGACCTACCGCATTTTGGTGGCCGACGATGACTCGGCCCACCGCCACCTGCTCAGTCAACTGCTGCGTTCCGTGGGCTTTGAGGTCGATGAGGCCGAGGATGGCCAGGGGGCGATCGCCCTGTGGGAAAGTTGGCACCCCCATTTGATCTGGCTCGACATGCGAATGCCGATGATGACCGGCTGCAAGGTGGCTCACTACATTCGCGCCCAGGAACAGGCGGCTGCCCTAGCACCGACCAAAATCATTGCCCTCACCGCCAATGCCTTTGCAGACGATCGCGCTCTGGCCTTGGCCCAGGGCTGCGATGACTTTGTCAGCAAACCCTTTCAGCTCAACCACGTACTGCTGAAAATGGCCGAACATCTTGGTGTTGACTATGTCTATCGCGCAGCGTCCCAGAGGGTGGCCACTGCACCTATGGACGATACCAATGCGATCGCGGCCCTAGGCACCCTACCCCAGAAACTCTTGGCGCAGCTCTACGATGCCACACTCAAACTCGATAGCGAATCTCTGGCCGAGATCATCGAGCAAATCGCCCTCAACAACAGACCTCTGGCAGCACTTCTACATCAGCAACTTGAAATTTTTGCCTTTGACACCATCCACACCCTCCTTCAGCAGGTTTCAAAGGGCACTGGTTTTCTAACGGGTGACGGCTAG